One window of Leifsonia sp. AK011 genomic DNA carries:
- a CDS encoding isoprenyl transferase, which yields MKPKTHKDAVDYVPVDWTGIYPPDFPKKAVPKHVAIVMDGNGRWANAKGLTRVEGHKAGEASLLDVVAGAIQAGVKYLSVYAFSTENWSRSPDEVRFLMGFNRDVLHRRRDQLNEWGVRVRWAGRTPRLWASVIKELQFAERLTEDNDVLTLTMCVNYGGRNELTDAVQRIAEDVKVGRLKPSGISEKTIQKHLYQPSLPDVDLFVRSSGEQRTSNFMLWQSAYAEMVFLDTLWPDFSRQDLWHAIELYQQRSRRFGGAIDAPSA from the coding sequence GTGAAGCCCAAAACGCACAAGGATGCGGTCGACTACGTCCCCGTCGACTGGACCGGCATCTACCCGCCCGACTTCCCGAAGAAGGCGGTGCCCAAGCACGTCGCCATCGTCATGGACGGCAACGGCCGGTGGGCCAACGCGAAGGGCCTCACTCGTGTCGAGGGCCACAAGGCGGGGGAGGCCTCGCTGCTCGACGTGGTCGCCGGTGCCATCCAGGCTGGCGTCAAGTACCTGAGTGTCTACGCGTTCTCCACCGAGAACTGGAGCCGCTCGCCGGACGAGGTTCGGTTCCTCATGGGATTCAACAGGGACGTGCTCCACCGCCGCCGCGACCAGCTCAACGAGTGGGGAGTGCGTGTTCGCTGGGCCGGGCGCACACCCAGGCTCTGGGCATCCGTCATCAAGGAGCTGCAGTTCGCCGAGCGCCTCACCGAGGACAACGACGTGCTCACGCTCACCATGTGCGTCAACTACGGCGGTCGCAACGAGCTCACGGATGCCGTGCAGCGCATCGCCGAGGACGTGAAGGTCGGGCGCCTCAAGCCGTCGGGCATCAGCGAGAAGACCATCCAGAAGCACCTGTACCAGCCGAGCCTTCCCGACGTGGACCTCTTCGTGCGCAGCTCGGGGGAGCAGCGCACGAGCAACTTCATGCTCTGGCAGAGCGCCTATGCCGAGATGGTCTTCCTCGATACCCTGTGGCCCGACTTCAGCCGCCAGGACCTCTGGCACGCGATCGAGCTGTACCAGCAGCGCTCCCGTCGCTTCGGCGGCGCCATCGACGCCCCGAGCGCCTGA
- the nadC gene encoding carboxylating nicotinate-nucleotide diphosphorylase — protein MTQATQAAIDDIIVRALAEDAPWGDVTSDAFLPASARATASLVPREPGILSGIEVFGRVFGLVDPDVVVELGSTDGAAFEPGVVLARVEGNARSVLRAERIALNLSQRMSGIATLTARYVAAVAGTRARIVDTRKTTPGLRILERQAVRDGGGVNHRFSLSDAVLAKDNHLALLAASGVTLGEAIRLARIRISHTTRLEVEVDRLDQVEEVVAAGVDTIMLDNFSLDELREGVAMVAGRAIVEASGGVNLETVADIASTGVDVISVGALTHSVRSIDLGLDVDVTAG, from the coding sequence ATGACTCAGGCGACGCAAGCGGCGATCGACGACATCATCGTCCGCGCCCTCGCGGAGGACGCCCCCTGGGGTGATGTCACGAGTGACGCCTTTCTCCCGGCGTCGGCGCGTGCGACCGCGAGCCTCGTGCCGCGTGAGCCGGGCATCCTGAGCGGCATCGAGGTGTTCGGGCGCGTTTTCGGCCTCGTTGACCCCGATGTTGTCGTCGAACTCGGGTCGACGGATGGCGCGGCGTTCGAGCCGGGCGTCGTGCTCGCCAGGGTTGAGGGAAACGCCCGCTCGGTGCTGCGCGCCGAGCGCATCGCCCTCAACCTCAGCCAGCGGATGTCGGGGATCGCAACCCTCACGGCGCGCTACGTCGCGGCCGTCGCGGGCACCCGGGCGCGCATCGTCGATACGCGCAAGACAACCCCGGGCCTTCGGATCCTCGAGCGGCAGGCGGTACGGGATGGCGGCGGAGTCAACCACCGCTTCTCGCTGTCCGATGCCGTGCTCGCCAAGGACAATCACCTTGCGCTTCTCGCCGCCTCGGGCGTCACGCTGGGGGAAGCCATTCGACTCGCGCGCATCCGCATCAGCCACACGACTCGCCTCGAGGTCGAGGTCGACAGGCTCGACCAGGTCGAGGAGGTCGTTGCGGCTGGCGTCGACACGATCATGCTCGACAATTTCAGTCTCGACGAGCTTCGCGAGGGCGTTGCGATGGTCGCGGGTCGCGCGATCGTCGAGGCGAGCGGAGGGGTGAACCTAGAGACGGTGGCCGACATCGCGTCGACAGGTGTAGACGTCATCTCCGTCGGGGCGCTCACCCACAGCGTGCGCTCGATTGACCTCGGCCTCGACGTGGACGTCACGGCGGGCTGA
- a CDS encoding LuxR C-terminal-related transcriptional regulator, protein MPAVPHAVQRPGVKARLDTWIGEDGVLLVEAPHGFGKTTSVASWLSERREAAIWISAGRGVHNWADLVRVIKSAIADLGLAGTNGSLEASDIHVMLQRLTEPLILVIDDAHVLADRINIDLFERAAQVFRHVRAIVITSLPVLSDHGRSPSRVVLGRSDLTWTAEDVHRVLPADLQVPVTTLSLDDVIAATGGSASGILAHYRRSDAAGAQPMSASAFRVSWAMERLRTVSDPGRAEEIVQVLAEFIEAPVDLLAAFGVSVEESAVVGLLAEGIVQPVLTPGSVEISALRLDRELRRALRSMVQPGSEPFEFHAEVADYFVSTGQWTRAFFHLARAGRADEAMRVLADRIDLEAGVDLIDLRDAVDGLPTRVLRARPAVLAVRVLLGLMPPFEDAEQRADNESHLLMISPEVVDSLTGRESTLVTAARVAALKRRGRAERARVVGRENASRLRQLPWEQVHALGSVPTLLWLTQADAELQCGDVDRAEDFARAASESAQSTGHHYLRFHSAALLAATHALRGDLDAATERIREGELYYALGGWPPSERLYPIALARFLLGMHAFDSEMLAAAVASFTAIEAESTPWITFATKLAMAYRLLVEGDLEGASACAALVPERISDAPVLIRTIRAAVAFDIHTGLGNPHNAARSLEGAPELRDHSLCLSSRWTLVRLVQGNARAALLASDACAGLGLDHSALSVGSALVRRAVAQDALGMVDAADSTFADALRATPQVTSSAHFFGIERRSVAGLSRRLAHAHPDLHSRTLRSVMPTLHSETAGPPSPAGELTRREIQLLRHLRLGHGNQLIADELFVSTNTVKTQLRGLYRKLGVTSRREALSIAETLGLLDQTDEGTGLG, encoded by the coding sequence GTGCCAGCGGTTCCCCACGCCGTCCAGCGGCCGGGTGTGAAGGCACGACTGGACACCTGGATCGGCGAGGACGGCGTCCTCCTCGTCGAGGCACCCCACGGGTTCGGGAAGACAACGTCGGTCGCCAGTTGGTTGAGTGAACGGCGGGAGGCTGCGATCTGGATCTCCGCCGGACGCGGGGTGCACAATTGGGCCGATCTGGTGCGGGTGATCAAGTCCGCGATCGCCGATCTGGGTCTCGCTGGGACGAACGGGAGCCTTGAGGCATCCGACATTCACGTCATGCTGCAGCGCCTGACCGAGCCCCTCATCCTCGTCATCGATGACGCGCATGTCCTGGCCGACAGGATCAACATCGACCTCTTCGAGAGGGCCGCCCAAGTGTTCCGCCACGTCCGCGCCATTGTGATCACGTCGCTTCCCGTGCTCTCCGACCACGGTCGATCCCCATCGCGGGTCGTCCTCGGGAGGTCCGACCTGACGTGGACCGCCGAGGACGTTCACAGAGTTCTTCCCGCGGACCTGCAGGTTCCTGTCACCACCCTCAGCCTGGACGACGTCATCGCGGCCACGGGGGGAAGCGCGAGCGGCATCCTCGCCCATTACCGGCGGAGTGACGCCGCAGGCGCACAGCCCATGTCCGCGAGCGCCTTCCGTGTCTCCTGGGCGATGGAGCGCCTGCGGACAGTGTCGGATCCTGGGCGAGCGGAGGAGATCGTCCAGGTACTGGCCGAGTTCATCGAAGCGCCGGTCGACCTGCTTGCGGCCTTCGGTGTCTCCGTGGAGGAATCGGCGGTCGTCGGACTACTTGCTGAGGGGATCGTCCAGCCTGTCCTCACACCGGGGTCGGTGGAGATATCAGCCCTCCGGCTCGACCGCGAACTGAGGCGGGCCTTGCGCTCAATGGTGCAGCCAGGAAGCGAGCCCTTCGAGTTCCACGCGGAGGTGGCCGACTACTTCGTCTCGACTGGCCAATGGACGCGGGCGTTCTTCCATCTGGCTCGCGCGGGAAGGGCGGACGAGGCCATGCGCGTGCTCGCTGATCGGATAGATCTGGAGGCCGGTGTCGACCTCATCGATCTCCGGGACGCCGTCGATGGCCTGCCCACGCGCGTTCTCCGGGCCCGTCCCGCGGTTCTCGCGGTGCGCGTTCTCCTGGGTCTCATGCCACCGTTCGAGGACGCCGAGCAGCGTGCCGACAACGAATCACACCTGCTGATGATCTCCCCTGAGGTAGTCGACTCCCTGACGGGGCGAGAGTCGACGCTCGTCACTGCGGCACGGGTCGCCGCACTCAAACGACGCGGAAGAGCGGAACGGGCACGAGTCGTGGGTCGGGAGAACGCGAGCCGCCTCCGGCAACTCCCGTGGGAGCAGGTTCACGCTCTCGGCAGCGTCCCGACGCTTCTCTGGCTCACTCAGGCGGATGCAGAGCTTCAATGCGGGGACGTCGACCGGGCGGAGGACTTCGCGCGTGCTGCGAGCGAATCCGCCCAGAGCACGGGCCACCACTACCTGCGGTTCCACTCAGCGGCACTCCTCGCCGCGACCCACGCCCTCCGGGGAGATCTGGATGCCGCGACCGAGCGCATCCGGGAAGGTGAGCTCTACTACGCCCTGGGGGGCTGGCCACCGTCCGAGCGGCTGTATCCGATCGCCCTCGCCCGATTCCTCCTCGGGATGCACGCGTTCGACAGTGAGATGCTTGCGGCCGCCGTCGCCAGCTTCACCGCGATCGAGGCGGAGTCGACCCCGTGGATCACGTTCGCGACCAAGCTTGCCATGGCGTATCGCCTTCTCGTCGAAGGCGACCTGGAGGGTGCATCCGCCTGCGCTGCGCTCGTACCCGAGCGGATCTCCGACGCACCTGTGCTCATCCGCACGATCAGGGCGGCAGTCGCGTTCGACATCCATACGGGGCTCGGCAACCCGCACAATGCCGCGCGTTCGTTGGAGGGAGCACCGGAACTCCGCGACCACTCGTTGTGCCTCTCGTCGCGGTGGACCCTGGTGCGGCTCGTGCAGGGCAACGCGCGGGCAGCGCTCCTCGCATCCGATGCCTGTGCAGGCCTTGGCCTCGATCACTCGGCGCTGAGTGTCGGGTCGGCGCTCGTGCGCAGGGCGGTTGCGCAGGACGCGCTCGGCATGGTGGATGCCGCGGACAGCACGTTCGCCGATGCCCTGAGGGCGACTCCGCAGGTCACGTCGAGCGCCCACTTCTTCGGCATCGAACGGCGCTCCGTCGCAGGTCTCTCGCGCAGGCTCGCCCACGCGCATCCCGACCTGCATTCGCGCACGCTGCGGTCCGTGATGCCAACTCTCCACTCGGAGACCGCGGGGCCTCCCAGTCCGGCCGGGGAGCTCACTCGCAGGGAGATCCAGCTCCTGCGGCACCTCCGGCTCGGCCACGGCAACCAGCTGATCGCCGACGAGCTCTTCGTGTCGACGAATACGGTCAAGACCCAACTGCGCGGCCTCTACCGCAAACTCGGGGTGACGAGTCGCCGCGAGGCGCTCTCCATCGCCGAGACGCTCGGACTGCTCGATCAGACCGACGAGGGCACAGGGCTAGGCTGA
- the nadB gene encoding L-aspartate oxidase, with protein MARVVVVGTGIAGLITAYRASRHHDVVLVTKAELAESNTKYAQGGIAAALFPDDSAASHIADTMRAGAGLCDPIAVEVLCTEGPQRVRELMELGVEFDRINGELARGHEAAHSARRVIHAGGDATGLAIEVALLRAVKTLAVEVHEHTFMRDLVVAETPTGRRVVGIEAVDAAGTSREIPADIVVLASGGAGQLYAHTTNPTVTTGDGVAAAWRAGAVLADVEFYQFHPTSLAVPGNPLVSEAVRGDGAVLLDQNGRRFMFDVHPDGELAPRDVVARGIAAQMAKQGGAPVLLDATALGAEYLETRFPGITRVTREHGFDWATEPIPVTPAAHYWMGGIRTDVDGRTSIPGLFAVGEATCTGVHGANRLASNSLLESLVFAWRASDALDIDAEPAAAGRPSSLAFVTSLPVGETTPVDRGELQSLMWSLVGLERSLDSLRAAREQLTAWRVDGDSVDAGEVRNLLDLARIIVHAALVREESRGAHDRLDFPLTREEFEYSLEWQVPVAATEPATVGA; from the coding sequence ATGGCACGGGTAGTCGTCGTCGGCACGGGAATTGCCGGCCTCATCACCGCGTATCGCGCGAGCCGTCACCACGATGTGGTGCTCGTGACGAAGGCGGAGCTTGCCGAGAGCAACACGAAGTACGCGCAGGGCGGTATCGCCGCGGCGCTCTTCCCCGATGACAGCGCGGCGTCGCACATCGCCGACACGATGCGAGCTGGCGCGGGTCTCTGTGACCCGATCGCCGTCGAGGTGCTCTGCACCGAGGGGCCGCAGCGCGTGCGCGAGCTCATGGAACTGGGTGTCGAGTTCGACAGGATCAACGGTGAACTGGCGCGCGGCCACGAGGCCGCGCACTCCGCTCGCCGCGTCATCCACGCGGGCGGGGATGCCACGGGCCTCGCGATCGAGGTCGCCCTGCTCCGCGCCGTGAAGACCCTGGCCGTCGAGGTCCACGAGCACACCTTCATGCGTGACCTCGTCGTCGCCGAGACCCCCACGGGTCGCCGTGTTGTCGGCATCGAGGCGGTGGATGCCGCGGGCACAAGCCGCGAGATCCCCGCCGACATCGTGGTTCTGGCCAGCGGCGGCGCCGGCCAGCTCTACGCGCACACGACGAACCCCACGGTGACCACGGGCGATGGCGTCGCGGCGGCGTGGCGTGCTGGCGCCGTGCTCGCGGACGTCGAGTTCTACCAGTTCCACCCGACGTCGCTCGCGGTTCCGGGCAACCCCCTCGTGTCCGAGGCGGTGCGCGGGGACGGCGCCGTGCTGCTCGACCAGAACGGGCGCCGGTTCATGTTCGACGTGCATCCCGACGGCGAACTCGCGCCGCGCGATGTCGTCGCCCGCGGCATCGCCGCCCAGATGGCGAAGCAGGGCGGCGCTCCCGTGCTGCTCGATGCGACCGCGCTGGGCGCCGAGTACCTCGAGACCCGGTTCCCCGGTATCACTCGCGTGACGCGCGAGCACGGCTTCGACTGGGCGACTGAGCCGATCCCGGTGACTCCCGCGGCGCACTACTGGATGGGCGGCATCCGCACCGACGTCGACGGTCGTACCTCGATTCCCGGGCTCTTCGCCGTCGGTGAGGCGACGTGCACCGGCGTCCACGGCGCGAACCGTCTGGCGTCGAACTCGCTTCTCGAGTCCCTCGTCTTCGCCTGGCGCGCCTCTGACGCTCTCGATATCGATGCCGAGCCGGCAGCCGCGGGCCGGCCGTCGTCGCTCGCCTTCGTCACGAGCCTGCCCGTGGGCGAGACCACCCCGGTCGACCGCGGCGAGCTGCAGTCCCTCATGTGGTCGCTCGTGGGACTCGAGAGGTCCCTTGACTCCCTGCGTGCCGCGCGAGAGCAGCTCACCGCGTGGCGAGTGGATGGCGACTCGGTCGACGCCGGTGAGGTGCGCAATCTCCTCGACCTCGCCCGCATCATCGTGCATGCAGCCCTCGTTCGCGAGGAGTCCCGCGGGGCCCACGATCGCCTCGACTTCCCGCTCACTCGCGAGGAGTTCGAGTACTCGCTCGAATGGCAGGTCCCGGTAGCCGCCACCGAGCCCGCGACGGTGGGTGCGTGA
- a CDS encoding Gfo/Idh/MocA family oxidoreductase: MPTNRPIRTGIIGFGLAGRVFHAPFLATNLDFRLDVIATGNPERAAQAESLHPDATIVSSPDELLARIDDLDLVVLASPPHTHLEQGLAVLDGGAAVVIDKPFVPTTVDARKLIAKSEDVGQPLAVFHNRRWDADFLTVRRLLAEGALGTVHRFESTFERWGKPAADRWQDTTTPAQGGGITYDLGSHLVDQALQLFGPAVVEHAELSVVREGGSSEDDAFISLLHTSGTRSHLTMSRVAAQSGPRFRVLGSESGYRSYGLDTQEPALKGGMLPDNPEYGTTPESAWGLLGVDGDGGTLAPVPMERGNYPAFYAGVASSILDGAPAPVDPRDALEVVRILERAHALAHASAS, encoded by the coding sequence ATGCCCACGAACCGACCCATACGCACAGGAATCATCGGCTTCGGCCTGGCGGGCCGCGTGTTCCATGCGCCATTCCTCGCCACCAACCTGGATTTCCGTCTCGATGTGATCGCGACGGGCAACCCCGAGAGAGCGGCGCAGGCGGAGTCGCTGCACCCGGATGCCACGATCGTCTCCTCGCCCGATGAGCTCCTTGCTCGCATCGATGATCTCGACCTCGTCGTGCTCGCATCACCCCCGCACACTCACCTCGAGCAGGGGCTTGCCGTTCTCGACGGAGGCGCGGCGGTGGTCATTGACAAGCCCTTCGTGCCCACGACCGTCGATGCTCGCAAGCTCATCGCCAAGTCCGAGGACGTCGGCCAGCCGCTCGCGGTCTTCCACAACCGCCGGTGGGATGCCGACTTCCTGACTGTGCGCAGGCTGCTCGCCGAGGGCGCGCTCGGTACCGTCCACCGCTTCGAGTCGACCTTCGAGCGCTGGGGCAAGCCAGCGGCCGATCGCTGGCAGGACACGACCACTCCGGCACAGGGCGGCGGAATCACGTACGACCTCGGCAGCCACCTCGTCGACCAGGCGCTTCAGCTGTTCGGGCCGGCGGTCGTCGAGCATGCCGAGTTGAGCGTCGTGCGCGAAGGCGGATCGAGTGAGGATGACGCGTTCATCTCGCTGCTCCACACGAGCGGCACCCGCTCGCACCTGACCATGAGCCGTGTCGCCGCACAAAGCGGTCCACGCTTCCGCGTCCTGGGCAGCGAGTCCGGGTACCGCTCCTATGGCCTGGACACCCAGGAGCCGGCACTCAAGGGCGGGATGCTGCCCGACAACCCCGAGTACGGAACCACTCCGGAGTCCGCCTGGGGTCTGCTCGGTGTCGACGGGGATGGTGGAACTCTTGCCCCTGTTCCGATGGAGCGCGGAAACTACCCGGCCTTCTACGCGGGCGTGGCATCGAGCATCCTGGATGGCGCGCCCGCGCCCGTCGACCCGCGTGATGCTCTCGAGGTCGTGCGGATTCTCGAGCGCGCCCACGCGCTCGCGCACGCCAGCGCGAGCTGA
- a CDS encoding NUDIX domain-containing protein: MNDAAHGIGLAVSTVIFALRPHPVTGLSALWIPLVRRTRNPFEGSWALPGGWVSEQESLADAAARNLLETTSVEPSYLEQLYCFGEVNRSPDRRVVSIVYWALVRPEQAVRSVDGENVRWFLADELPELAFDHNLIVDYALWRLRTKVEYSRIAHALLGPTFTLTELREVHEAVLQRPLDPANFRRQVEKDLVPTDAVVTGGRHRPPRLYRYDESISLVDNGPLTHSGAATHNGLVPSKARSFA, translated from the coding sequence ATGAACGACGCAGCACACGGCATTGGGCTTGCTGTTTCCACGGTGATCTTCGCTCTGCGGCCGCATCCGGTCACCGGCCTCAGTGCCCTGTGGATCCCGCTCGTGCGTCGCACGCGCAACCCGTTCGAGGGCTCATGGGCGCTCCCCGGTGGTTGGGTGAGCGAGCAGGAGAGCCTCGCGGATGCCGCGGCGCGCAACCTGCTCGAGACCACCTCGGTCGAGCCGTCCTACCTCGAGCAGCTCTACTGCTTCGGTGAGGTGAACCGCTCGCCGGACCGCCGCGTCGTCTCGATCGTCTACTGGGCGCTCGTGCGGCCCGAGCAGGCGGTGCGGTCGGTCGACGGCGAGAACGTGCGGTGGTTCCTCGCCGATGAGCTGCCCGAGCTCGCCTTCGATCACAACCTGATCGTCGATTACGCCCTCTGGCGCCTGCGCACCAAGGTCGAGTACAGCCGCATCGCGCACGCACTGCTCGGTCCCACCTTCACGCTCACGGAGTTGCGCGAGGTGCACGAGGCCGTGCTGCAGCGGCCCCTCGACCCGGCCAACTTCCGACGCCAGGTCGAGAAGGACCTCGTCCCCACGGACGCGGTCGTCACGGGCGGTCGCCACCGCCCCCCACGTCTCTATCGCTACGACGAGTCCATCTCGCTCGTCGACAACGGGCCCCTCACGCACAGCGGTGCGGCGACCCACAACGGGCTGGTGCCCAGCAAGGCAAGGAGTTTCGCGTGA
- the nadA gene encoding quinolinate synthase NadA → MTSVDTLIKLDPGETCNPSLAEGPWTFDLGLPSYGPGASQGDIIPTGSPRQGQLPEEYTRASNEQLHERIRAAKATLGDRVVVLGHFYQRDEVVQHADFLGDSFQLANAAQTVPNAEAIVFCGVHFMAETADILAQPNQSVILPNLAAGCSMADMADIDSVEEAWEQLMELYGTEPDADGRVPVIPVTYMNSSAALKGFCGRNGGIVCTSSNAATVLEWAFERGQRVLFFPDQHLGRNTAKAMGIPVELMPMWNPNKTLGGNDEQSLTDARVILWHGFCSVHRRFTVGQVEKAREDYPGVRVIVHPECPMPVVDAADEAGSTDYIRKAIAAATEPTTFAIGTEINMVNRLAAEYRQHTIFCLDPVVCPCSTMYRIHPGYLAWVLEGLVRGEVLNQISVPDDVAEPARVALERMLAARPKD, encoded by the coding sequence GTGACCTCAGTCGACACCCTCATCAAGTTGGATCCGGGGGAGACCTGCAACCCGTCTCTCGCGGAGGGTCCCTGGACGTTCGACCTCGGTCTGCCGAGCTACGGGCCCGGAGCATCGCAGGGCGACATCATCCCGACGGGCTCGCCGCGCCAGGGCCAGCTGCCCGAGGAGTACACGCGCGCGTCGAATGAGCAGCTCCACGAGCGCATCCGTGCCGCGAAGGCGACCCTCGGCGACCGTGTCGTCGTGCTTGGCCACTTCTACCAGCGCGACGAGGTCGTGCAGCACGCCGACTTCCTCGGTGACTCGTTCCAGCTCGCGAACGCGGCCCAGACGGTGCCGAACGCCGAGGCGATCGTGTTCTGCGGTGTGCACTTCATGGCCGAGACCGCTGACATCCTCGCGCAGCCGAACCAGTCGGTGATCCTCCCGAACCTCGCCGCTGGCTGCTCGATGGCCGACATGGCCGACATCGATTCGGTCGAGGAGGCGTGGGAGCAGCTCATGGAGCTGTACGGCACGGAGCCGGACGCCGACGGTCGGGTCCCCGTCATCCCCGTCACATACATGAATTCATCCGCAGCGCTCAAGGGGTTCTGCGGTCGCAACGGCGGCATCGTCTGCACGTCGTCGAACGCCGCAACCGTGCTCGAGTGGGCGTTCGAGCGCGGCCAGCGTGTGCTGTTCTTCCCCGACCAGCACCTCGGGCGCAACACGGCCAAGGCCATGGGCATCCCCGTCGAGCTCATGCCGATGTGGAATCCGAACAAGACCCTCGGCGGCAACGACGAGCAGTCGCTGACGGATGCCCGTGTCATCCTGTGGCACGGATTCTGCTCGGTGCACCGCCGCTTCACCGTCGGCCAGGTCGAGAAGGCGCGCGAGGACTACCCCGGCGTGCGCGTGATCGTGCACCCCGAGTGCCCGATGCCCGTCGTCGACGCGGCGGATGAGGCGGGTTCCACCGACTACATCCGCAAGGCGATCGCCGCGGCGACCGAGCCCACGACCTTCGCGATCGGCACCGAGATCAACATGGTCAACCGCCTCGCGGCCGAGTATCGGCAGCACACGATCTTCTGCCTCGATCCCGTGGTGTGTCCGTGCTCGACGATGTACCGCATCCACCCCGGCTACCTGGCGTGGGTGCTCGAGGGCCTCGTGCGCGGTGAGGTTCTCAACCAGATCAGCGTCCCCGACGATGTCGCCGAACCGGCTCGCGTCGCCCTCGAGCGCATGCTCGCGGCCAGGCCCAAGGACTGA
- a CDS encoding cysteine desulfurase family protein: protein MIYLDQAATTAVRREVLEAMWPYLTGDFGNPSSHHEVGESAARALTDARAQVAAPLGVRASEVVFTSGGTEAANLAIKGIVLASRRGKHIVTSAIEHPAVLESCDYLARFHGVEVTVLPVDSDGLVDPDQFAAALRDDTALATIMYANNEIGTVQPIRQLASIARERGIPFHTDAVQAAGWLPIDLDQLGVDALSISGHKLGAPKGIGALAVRSRVPLEPLVHGGGQERGRRSGTENVAGAVGLATALSVSVVSSATAEEVSRRRDDFIAHVLETVPDARLTGSRTHRLPGHASFCFPGTSGESVLLGLESRGIVCSSGSACAAGSDEPSDVLLALGLPPEVAQTAVRFTFGHETTSEQLFSVADELRTAVGAVRALG, encoded by the coding sequence GTGATCTACCTCGACCAGGCCGCCACCACCGCCGTCAGGCGCGAGGTCCTGGAGGCCATGTGGCCCTACCTCACCGGGGACTTCGGCAATCCGTCGAGCCACCACGAGGTGGGGGAGTCGGCAGCGCGTGCGCTCACGGATGCCCGTGCCCAGGTTGCGGCCCCGCTCGGCGTGCGAGCGAGCGAGGTCGTGTTCACCTCCGGTGGCACGGAGGCGGCGAATCTCGCGATCAAGGGGATCGTGCTCGCGAGTCGTCGTGGCAAGCACATCGTGACCTCGGCGATCGAGCATCCCGCCGTCCTCGAGTCGTGCGACTACCTCGCACGCTTCCACGGGGTCGAGGTCACCGTGCTGCCGGTCGACTCCGACGGGCTCGTCGATCCCGACCAGTTCGCCGCCGCGTTGAGGGACGATACGGCTCTCGCCACGATCATGTACGCGAACAACGAGATAGGCACGGTGCAGCCGATCAGGCAGCTCGCGTCGATCGCCCGGGAGCGTGGCATCCCGTTCCACACCGACGCTGTGCAGGCTGCGGGGTGGCTACCGATCGACCTCGACCAGCTCGGTGTTGATGCCCTGAGCATCTCGGGGCACAAGCTCGGCGCCCCCAAGGGCATCGGGGCCCTTGCCGTGCGCAGCAGGGTCCCGCTCGAGCCTCTCGTGCACGGGGGAGGGCAGGAGCGCGGGCGCCGCTCCGGCACCGAGAACGTCGCGGGCGCGGTCGGCCTGGCGACGGCGCTGAGTGTCTCCGTCGTGAGCAGTGCGACGGCGGAGGAGGTCAGCCGACGGCGTGACGACTTCATCGCGCACGTTCTCGAGACGGTTCCGGATGCCCGCCTCACGGGTTCTCGCACCCACAGGCTCCCCGGGCACGCGTCCTTCTGCTTCCCGGGCACGAGCGGCGAATCCGTGCTGCTTGGGCTCGAATCGCGCGGCATCGTGTGCTCGAGCGGTTCCGCGTGCGCCGCCGGCAGCGACGAGCCATCCGATGTGCTGCTCGCCCTGGGCCTCCCGCCCGAGGTCGCGCAGACGGCGGTGCGCTTCACGTTCGGCCACGAGACGACGTCGGAGCAACTGTTCTCGGTGGCGGATGAGTTGCGGACGGCAGTGGGCGCGGTGCGCGCGCTCGGGTGA
- the recO gene encoding DNA repair protein RecO, translating into MPTYRDEVVVLRTHKLGEADRIVTMLSRQHGKIRAVAKGVRRTGSRFGSRLEPMMVADVQCYVGRSLDIVQQAESAGSYGAEIADDYAAYTAGSAMVETADKVTDDSGSLQQYLLLVGALRSLSRREHHPSLTLDSYLLRCLSIAGWAPSFDVCAVTGAPGPHTVFVAQLGGVVADEVAPPGSPRLDAATLELLGALLEGRWSDAEAATERSRAQASGIVAAYTQFHLERTLRSLPHVERTA; encoded by the coding sequence GTGCCGACCTACCGTGATGAAGTTGTCGTGCTGCGCACGCACAAACTGGGCGAGGCCGACCGCATCGTGACGATGCTCTCGCGCCAGCACGGCAAGATCCGCGCGGTGGCCAAGGGCGTGCGTCGCACGGGCTCGCGTTTCGGTTCACGCCTCGAGCCCATGATGGTCGCCGACGTGCAGTGTTACGTCGGCCGTTCGCTCGACATCGTGCAGCAGGCAGAGTCCGCGGGTTCCTACGGTGCCGAGATCGCCGACGACTACGCCGCCTACACTGCCGGCAGCGCGATGGTCGAGACCGCCGACAAGGTCACGGATGACTCCGGTTCCCTGCAGCAGTACCTGCTCCTCGTCGGCGCACTCAGGTCGCTCTCGCGGCGCGAGCACCACCCCTCGCTCACCCTCGATTCGTATCTGCTCCGCTGCCTCTCGATCGCGGGATGGGCCCCGAGCTTCGACGTCTGCGCCGTCACCGGCGCTCCGGGTCCGCACACCGTCTTCGTCGCGCAGCTCGGTGGTGTCGTCGCCGACGAGGTGGCACCCCCCGGCTCCCCGCGACTGGATGCCGCGACCCTCGAGCTCCTCGGCGCTCTGCTCGAGGGCCGCTGGTCCGACGCCGAGGCCGCAACAGAACGTTCCCGTGCTCAGGCGAGCGGGATCGTCGCCGCCTACACCCAGTTCCACCTTGAGCGCACCCTGCGCTCCCTGCCCCACGTGGAGCGCACAGCGTGA